One segment of Mycobacterium spongiae DNA contains the following:
- the mqo gene encoding malate dehydrogenase (quinone) has product MSDLATTARVDVVLVGAGIMSATLGALLRRLEPDWSITLVERLDAVAAESSGPWNNAGTGHSALCEMNYTPQRPDGSIDITKAVRINEEFQITRQFWAYAAQHGIVSDVRRFLNPLPHVSFVRGGAHVDYLRRRHQALAGNPLFARTELIEDRDEFARRLPLMAAKRDFSEPVALNWAPEGTDVDFGELAKQLIGYCVRNGTTTLFGHQVRTLARQADGSWTLGIHNRRTGRKRKLNARFVFVGAGGDALPLLQQSGIGEVKGFAGFPIGGRFLRADNPALTAMHRAKVYGVPSPGAPPLGALHLDLRFVNGKSWLVFGPYAGWSPKFLKHGHFTDLPRSIRLNNLLSMIGVGLTQLTLLNYLIAQLRLSGPDRIAALREFTPGAVDSDWELTAAGQRVQAIRRDKRRGGVLEFSTTVVSATDGTIAGVLGGSPGASTAVPIVLDVLQRCFAKRYPGWLPILKEMIPSLGAKLSREPALFDEVWSWGTEALQLEVAA; this is encoded by the coding sequence GTGTCAGACCTAGCCACGACCGCGAGGGTCGACGTGGTGCTCGTCGGTGCCGGCATTATGAGCGCCACGCTGGGCGCGTTGTTGCGCCGGTTGGAGCCGGATTGGTCGATCACGCTGGTCGAACGGCTCGATGCCGTCGCCGCGGAAAGCAGCGGCCCGTGGAATAACGCCGGCACCGGTCACTCCGCGCTCTGCGAGATGAACTACACCCCTCAGCGACCGGACGGCTCGATCGACATCACCAAAGCCGTACGCATCAACGAGGAATTCCAGATCACCCGCCAGTTCTGGGCATACGCAGCCCAGCACGGCATCGTGTCCGACGTACGCCGCTTCCTGAACCCGCTCCCGCACGTGAGTTTCGTCCGGGGCGGCGCGCACGTCGACTACCTGCGGCGCCGCCACCAGGCTTTGGCAGGCAACCCGCTGTTCGCCCGCACCGAGTTGATCGAAGACCGAGACGAGTTCGCCCGCCGACTGCCGCTCATGGCCGCCAAGCGCGACTTCTCCGAACCGGTTGCGCTCAACTGGGCGCCGGAGGGCACGGATGTCGACTTCGGTGAGCTGGCAAAGCAACTAATCGGATATTGCGTACGCAACGGCACCACCACACTGTTCGGGCACCAGGTCCGCACTCTGGCCCGCCAGGCCGACGGCAGCTGGACGTTGGGGATCCACAATCGCCGCACCGGCAGGAAGCGCAAGCTCAACGCGCGATTCGTCTTTGTCGGGGCCGGTGGCGACGCACTGCCGCTGCTGCAACAGTCGGGCATCGGAGAGGTCAAAGGCTTCGCCGGCTTCCCGATCGGGGGCCGATTCCTGCGCGCAGACAACCCCGCGCTCACCGCCATGCACCGGGCCAAGGTATACGGCGTGCCATCGCCGGGAGCCCCACCGCTCGGCGCGCTGCACCTGGATTTGCGATTCGTCAATGGCAAGTCGTGGCTGGTGTTCGGACCGTATGCGGGCTGGTCGCCGAAGTTCTTGAAACACGGTCACTTCACCGATCTGCCGCGGTCCATTAGGTTGAACAATCTGCTATCGATGATTGGCGTGGGTCTGACCCAGCTGACATTGCTGAACTATCTCATCGCTCAGCTGCGGCTCTCTGGACCCGATCGAATCGCGGCACTGCGCGAATTCACCCCCGGCGCCGTGGATTCGGACTGGGAGCTGACGGCGGCCGGCCAGCGGGTGCAGGCGATCCGTCGCGATAAGCGCAGGGGTGGTGTCCTTGAGTTCAGCACCACAGTGGTCTCCGCGACGGACGGCACCATCGCCGGTGTGCTCGGCGGTTCCCCGGGCGCCTCGACGGCGGTGCCGATTGTCCTCGACGTGCTTCAGCGCTGCTTCGCCAAGCGCTACCCTGGTTGGCTGCCTATTCTCAAAGAGATGATTCCGTCCCTGGGGGCCAAGCTATCCCGTGAGCCTGCGCTGTTCGACGAGGTATGGTCCTGGGGCACCGAGGCGCTGCAGCTCGAGGTCGCCGCATGA
- a CDS encoding MFS transporter, whose translation MTALKDTERTVTSWTPGPPEAAASTRPPRAAETASERLSRYYPTWLPSRRFIAAVIAIGGMQLLATMDSTVAIVALPKIQNELSLTDAGRSWVIMAYVLTFGGLMLLGGRLGDTIGRKRTFIVGVALFTISSVLCAVAWDEATLVVARLSQGVGSAIASPTGLALVATTFPKGPARNAATAVFAAMTAIGSVMGLVVGGALTEVSWRLAFMVNVPIGLLMIYLARTALSETNRERMKLDAAGAMLATLACTAAVFAFSMGPEKGWMSIITLGSGAVAMAAALAFIVVERRAENPVVPFELFRDRNRLVTFSAILLAGGVMFSLTVCIGLYVQDILGYSALRAGIGFIPFVIAMGIGLGVSSQLVSRFSPRVLTIGGGWLLLIAMLYGSMFMHRGVSYFPNLVMPIVVGGIGIGMVVVPLTLSAIAGVGFDQIGPVSAIALMLQSLGGPLVLAVIQAVITSRTLYLGGSTGPVKFMNDVQLSALDHGYTYGLLWVAGAAVIVGIMALFIGYTPAQVAHAQEVKEAIDAGEL comes from the coding sequence ATGACTGCTCTCAAGGACACAGAGCGGACGGTCACCAGCTGGACACCTGGACCCCCGGAAGCTGCAGCGTCCACGCGCCCGCCGCGTGCGGCGGAGACCGCCTCAGAGCGTTTAAGCAGGTATTACCCGACGTGGTTGCCCTCTCGTCGGTTTATCGCCGCGGTTATCGCGATCGGCGGTATGCAGCTGCTGGCGACCATGGACAGCACGGTCGCTATCGTCGCGCTTCCTAAGATTCAGAACGAGCTGAGCCTGACCGATGCCGGCCGCAGCTGGGTGATCATGGCCTACGTGCTGACGTTCGGCGGGCTGATGCTGCTCGGCGGGCGCCTCGGCGACACCATCGGACGCAAGCGCACCTTTATTGTCGGCGTCGCGCTGTTCACCATCTCATCAGTGCTGTGCGCAGTCGCCTGGGACGAGGCGACGTTGGTCGTCGCCCGGCTGTCGCAGGGTGTGGGGTCGGCCATCGCATCCCCGACCGGTCTAGCACTGGTGGCGACGACGTTCCCGAAGGGGCCGGCCCGTAACGCCGCAACGGCGGTATTCGCGGCGATGACCGCTATCGGTTCGGTGATGGGCCTGGTGGTCGGCGGCGCGCTGACCGAAGTGTCGTGGCGGCTGGCGTTCATGGTGAACGTACCGATCGGCCTGCTGATGATCTACCTGGCCCGCACGGCGCTGTCCGAAACCAACCGCGAGCGGATGAAGCTTGACGCGGCCGGCGCGATGCTGGCCACGCTGGCGTGCACCGCCGCAGTCTTCGCCTTCTCGATGGGCCCGGAAAAGGGCTGGATGTCCATCATCACCCTCGGTTCTGGCGCGGTGGCCATGGCGGCCGCGCTGGCGTTCATCGTGGTGGAACGCAGGGCGGAAAACCCGGTCGTGCCGTTTGAGTTGTTCCGCGACCGCAACCGGCTGGTCACGTTTAGCGCGATCCTGCTCGCCGGCGGCGTGATGTTCAGCCTGACGGTCTGCATCGGCCTGTATGTGCAGGACATTCTCGGCTACAGCGCGCTGCGCGCGGGCATCGGTTTCATCCCGTTCGTCATCGCGATGGGAATCGGCCTGGGCGTCTCTTCGCAGCTGGTGTCACGGTTTTCGCCTCGCGTGTTGACGATCGGCGGCGGATGGCTGCTGCTGATCGCCATGCTGTACGGCTCGATGTTCATGCACCGTGGCGTGTCCTACTTCCCCAACCTGGTCATGCCGATCGTTGTCGGCGGCATTGGTATTGGGATGGTCGTGGTCCCGCTGACGCTATCGGCGATCGCCGGCGTCGGTTTCGACCAGATCGGACCGGTATCGGCGATCGCGCTGATGCTGCAGAGCCTGGGCGGACCACTCGTACTGGCCGTCATCCAGGCCGTGATCACGTCCCGCACGCTGTACCTCGGCGGTAGCACCGGTCCGGTGAAGTTCATGAACGATGTGCAGTTGAGTGCGCTTGACCACGGCTACACCTACGGTCTGCTGTGGGTCGCGGGGGCGGCAGTCATCGTCGGCATCATGGCGCTGTTCATCGGGTACACCCCCGCGCAGGTTGCCCACGCGCAAGAGGTCAAAGAAGCGATCGACGCCGGAGAGTTGTAG
- a CDS encoding cobyrinate a,c-diamide synthase, whose protein sequence is MTGVPAVVVAAPTSGSGKTTIATGLIGALRQAGHTVAPFKVGPDFIDPGYHTLAAGRDGRNLDPVLVGEALIGPLYAHGARGADIAVIEGVMGLFDGRIEPAARAVAAGSTAHVASLLDVPVILVVDARGQSHSIAALLHGFSTFDTATRVAGVILNRVGSARHEQVLRQACEQAGVPVFGAIPRAAELDLPTRYLGLVTAVEYGRRARLAVEAMTALVARHADLGAVYSAARGCVADTAWDPVTAVGESRCMTSPVVALATGKAFSFGYAEHVELLRAAGAHVAEFDPLCETLPAGTDAVVLPGGFPEQFAAELSGNDGVRRQINELAAAGAPVHAECAGLIYLMSELDELPMCGVLAGTARFTEHLTLGYREAVAVADSSLYSVGQRVVGHEFHRTAVTFTDSYPPAWVHRGHGEAAVHDGAVHGGVHASYLHTHPAATPAAVVRFVANAAVHTHNTGH, encoded by the coding sequence GTGACCGGGGTACCCGCGGTGGTCGTAGCTGCCCCCACCTCGGGCAGCGGCAAGACCACAATCGCAACCGGTCTGATTGGGGCGCTACGTCAGGCTGGTCATACGGTCGCACCGTTCAAAGTGGGCCCGGATTTCATCGACCCGGGCTACCACACTCTGGCGGCGGGGCGTGACGGCCGTAACCTCGATCCGGTCTTGGTGGGGGAAGCCCTGATCGGCCCGCTCTACGCGCACGGTGCCCGCGGCGCCGACATCGCGGTGATCGAAGGCGTCATGGGTCTGTTCGACGGGCGCATCGAGCCTGCCGCACGCGCTGTGGCAGCGGGCTCCACCGCCCATGTCGCTTCCCTGCTGGATGTGCCGGTGATCCTGGTGGTCGACGCCCGCGGTCAGAGTCACAGCATCGCGGCACTGCTGCACGGCTTTTCCACGTTTGACACCGCAACCCGCGTCGCCGGTGTCATCCTCAACCGGGTCGGATCGGCGCGGCATGAGCAGGTGCTGCGGCAAGCGTGCGAGCAAGCCGGCGTCCCGGTGTTCGGTGCGATTCCGCGCGCTGCCGAATTGGATCTACCGACGAGGTATCTGGGTCTTGTCACCGCCGTCGAGTACGGCCGTCGCGCGCGGCTGGCGGTCGAGGCAATGACTGCGCTGGTGGCTCGCCACGCAGACCTGGGTGCGGTGTACTCGGCCGCCCGAGGCTGCGTCGCCGACACGGCGTGGGACCCGGTGACCGCGGTGGGGGAGAGCCGCTGCATGACTAGCCCCGTCGTCGCCCTGGCGACCGGCAAGGCATTCAGCTTCGGCTACGCCGAACATGTCGAGCTGCTTCGGGCCGCGGGTGCGCACGTAGCCGAGTTCGACCCGCTGTGTGAAACGTTGCCGGCCGGCACCGATGCCGTGGTGCTTCCCGGCGGATTCCCCGAGCAATTCGCTGCGGAGCTGTCCGGCAACGATGGCGTTCGTCGACAGATCAACGAACTCGCCGCGGCCGGTGCGCCCGTGCATGCCGAATGCGCAGGCCTCATCTACCTCATGTCTGAACTCGACGAATTGCCGATGTGTGGCGTGCTGGCCGGGACAGCTCGGTTCACCGAACATCTCACGCTGGGATATCGCGAGGCCGTCGCCGTCGCCGATTCATCGTTGTATTCGGTCGGACAGCGGGTCGTTGGACACGAATTCCACCGAACCGCTGTCACTTTCACCGATAGCTACCCGCCGGCATGGGTGCACCGTGGCCACGGCGAGGCGGCTGTCCACGACGGCGCGGTGCACGGCGGCGTGCATGCCTCCTACCTCCACACGCATCCGGCCGCGACGCCGGCCGCGGTGGTGCGTTTCGTCGCAAACGCCGCCGTGCACACCCACAACACTGGCCACTAG
- the cobA gene encoding uroporphyrinogen-III C-methyltransferase, protein MDENPYLVGLRLTGKKVVVIGGGTVAQRRLPLLVASGADVHVIARTTTRAVEAMDRISLSLREYRDGDLDGAWYAIAATDDPQVNAAIVAEADRRRVFCVRADIALKGSAVTPASFSYAGLSVGVLAGGEHRRSAAIRSAIREALQQGLITGENAESSDVVRGGVALVGGGPGDPELITVRGRRLLAQADVVVADRLAPSELLAELPPHVEVIDAAKIPYGRAMAQDAINAVMIERARSDSFVVRLKGGDPFVFARGYEEVLACADAGIPVTVVPGVTSAIAVPAMAGVPVTHRAMNHEFVVVSGHIAPGHPESLVNWDALAAMAGTIILLMAVERIELFVEALLSGGRPADTPVLVVQHGTTAAQQTLRATLADTPEKVRSEGIRPPAIVVIGPVVGLRDVRGLNNS, encoded by the coding sequence GTGGACGAGAACCCTTATCTGGTCGGGTTGCGGCTCACCGGCAAAAAGGTCGTCGTCATCGGCGGGGGCACGGTCGCGCAGCGTCGGCTGCCCCTACTCGTCGCCAGCGGGGCAGATGTGCATGTGATCGCCCGCACCACGACCCGCGCCGTCGAGGCGATGGACCGGATCTCCTTGTCCCTGCGCGAATACCGCGACGGCGACCTCGATGGGGCTTGGTATGCGATCGCGGCCACCGATGACCCGCAGGTGAACGCCGCCATCGTCGCGGAGGCCGATCGCCGCCGAGTATTTTGCGTGCGTGCTGACATCGCTCTGAAAGGGTCGGCGGTCACCCCGGCCTCGTTCAGCTACGCCGGCCTGTCGGTAGGGGTGCTGGCAGGTGGCGAGCACCGCCGTTCCGCGGCGATCCGGTCGGCCATCCGTGAGGCTTTGCAGCAGGGCCTCATCACCGGCGAGAACGCCGAAAGCTCCGACGTCGTACGCGGTGGGGTCGCGCTGGTCGGCGGCGGCCCCGGCGATCCTGAACTGATCACCGTCCGCGGTCGCCGCCTGCTCGCGCAGGCCGATGTCGTGGTCGCCGACCGGCTCGCACCGTCGGAACTGCTCGCCGAGCTGCCGCCGCACGTGGAAGTCATCGATGCCGCCAAGATTCCCTACGGCCGGGCCATGGCCCAAGACGCGATCAACGCCGTAATGATCGAACGGGCTCGATCCGACAGCTTTGTCGTCCGCCTCAAAGGAGGCGATCCGTTTGTGTTCGCCCGGGGCTATGAGGAGGTCTTGGCATGCGCCGACGCCGGAATTCCGGTGACCGTAGTGCCAGGTGTGACCAGTGCCATAGCTGTGCCCGCGATGGCAGGCGTTCCGGTCACCCACCGGGCGATGAATCACGAGTTTGTGGTGGTCAGCGGCCATATCGCGCCCGGGCACCCCGAATCGTTAGTGAATTGGGACGCATTAGCAGCAATGGCGGGCACGATCATTTTGCTGATGGCGGTTGAGCGCATCGAACTTTTTGTCGAAGCTCTACTATCAGGCGGCCGACCTGCGGATACGCCGGTGCTGGTGGTTCAGCACGGAACTACCGCCGCGCAACAGACTTTGCGGGCGACCCTTGCTGACACGCCGGAAAAGGTCCGTTCCGAGGGGATCCGACCTCCCGCGATCGTCGTCATAGGGCCTGTGGTCGGGCTGCGCGACGTTCGGGGTTTAAACAATTCTTAA
- a CDS encoding GNAT family N-acetyltransferase — protein sequence MTEALRRVWAKDLDAQTLYELLKLRVEVFVVEQACPYPELDGRDLLADTRHFWLETADGEVICTLRLMEEHAGGEKVFRLGRLCTKRSRRGQGHSTRLLRAALAEVGDYPCRIDAQTYLADMYGQHGFMRAGDDFVDDGIPHLPMLRPGSGQEAQR from the coding sequence ATGACCGAAGCGTTGCGCCGCGTCTGGGCTAAAGACCTTGACGCCCAGACCCTTTACGAGCTGCTCAAGTTGCGGGTGGAGGTGTTCGTTGTCGAACAGGCTTGCCCGTATCCGGAGCTGGACGGGCGTGACCTGCTCGCCGATACTCGGCACTTCTGGCTCGAAACGGCCGACGGGGAGGTCATCTGCACGCTGCGGCTGATGGAGGAGCACGCCGGAGGCGAGAAGGTTTTCCGGTTGGGCCGCTTGTGCACCAAACGCAGTAGGCGCGGCCAAGGTCACTCCACCCGGCTGCTGCGGGCTGCGCTGGCAGAAGTGGGCGACTACCCGTGCCGGATCGACGCGCAGACCTATCTCGCTGACATGTACGGTCAGCACGGGTTTATGCGTGCCGGTGACGATTTCGTCGATGACGGTATTCCCCACCTGCCGATGCTGCGGCCGGGCTCCGGTCAGGAGGCACAGCGGTGA
- a CDS encoding magnesium chelatase subunit D family protein yields the protein MKPYPFSGIVGHDQLRLALLLCAIRPEIGGALVRGEKGTAKSTAVRGLAALLSAATGADSADGAGLVELPLGATEDRVVGSLDLQRVLRDGEHAFSPGLLARADGGVLYVDEVNLLHDHLVDILLDAAAMGRVHIERDSISHSYQARFVLIGTMNPEEGELRPQLLDRFGLAVDVAASRDVDTRMQVIQQRMAYEADPDGFAQRYADADAELARRIAAARDIVDDVVLPDNELRRIAALCAAFDVDGMRADLVVARTAVAHAAWRGAHTVEEQDIRVAAELALPHRRRRDPFDDHGLDRDQLDAALSQAGAEPPDDPDPDPEPPGGGQSVDTNSSPEQKNSTAKSPQPLNPMGDDPQRPASPPSRSSPNPSAPPSKIFRTRALTVPGVGEGAPGRRSRARNATGSVVAAADASDTGSGAHGLHLFATLLAAAEHAPGAGPLRLGPDHVRRAVRQGREGNLVIFVVDASGSMAARDRMAAVSGATLSLLRDAYQRRDKVAVITFREQQAALLLPPTSSAYIAGRRLARFDTGGKTPLAEGLLAARELIVREKVRDRARRPLVVVLTDGRATAGPDPLGRSRIAAARLVAEGAAAVVVDCETSYVRLGLAARLAGQLGAPIVRLEHLHADHLTEAVRGAA from the coding sequence GTGAAGCCATACCCCTTCAGTGGGATTGTCGGTCACGATCAGCTGCGACTCGCGTTGTTGTTGTGTGCGATACGCCCAGAAATCGGTGGGGCGCTCGTCCGGGGGGAGAAGGGCACCGCCAAATCGACCGCTGTGCGTGGGCTGGCCGCGCTGCTGTCCGCCGCGACCGGAGCTGACTCCGCAGACGGCGCCGGGTTGGTTGAGCTACCGCTGGGGGCCACCGAGGACCGCGTGGTCGGCTCACTTGATCTGCAGCGGGTGCTGCGCGACGGTGAGCACGCCTTTTCACCAGGCTTGCTGGCCCGCGCTGACGGCGGAGTCCTCTATGTCGACGAGGTCAACCTGCTGCACGATCATCTGGTCGACATACTGCTCGACGCGGCCGCTATGGGACGAGTGCACATCGAACGCGACAGCATCTCCCACTCGTATCAAGCTCGATTCGTGCTGATCGGCACGATGAATCCGGAAGAGGGTGAACTCCGCCCCCAGCTGCTGGACCGGTTCGGTCTCGCCGTCGACGTGGCGGCGTCGCGTGACGTCGACACGCGAATGCAAGTAATCCAGCAGCGGATGGCCTACGAAGCCGACCCGGATGGGTTCGCCCAGCGCTACGCGGACGCCGACGCGGAACTGGCTCGCCGGATTGCGGCGGCACGTGACATTGTCGACGATGTGGTTTTGCCGGACAACGAGTTACGGCGCATCGCCGCACTGTGTGCGGCATTCGATGTGGACGGCATGCGGGCCGATCTGGTGGTAGCCCGCACCGCGGTAGCCCACGCCGCCTGGCGTGGCGCGCACACCGTCGAGGAGCAAGATATCCGGGTGGCGGCTGAATTGGCACTGCCGCATCGACGGCGCCGCGACCCCTTCGATGATCACGGCCTCGACCGTGACCAGCTGGACGCGGCGTTGTCGCAAGCCGGCGCCGAGCCACCCGACGATCCTGATCCGGACCCCGAACCTCCTGGAGGTGGGCAGTCGGTCGACACGAATTCATCTCCGGAACAGAAGAATTCAACCGCGAAGTCCCCACAGCCGCTGAACCCGATGGGCGACGACCCGCAGCGCCCGGCTTCGCCGCCCTCGCGATCGTCGCCGAACCCTAGCGCGCCGCCGTCGAAGATATTCCGTACCCGCGCGCTGACCGTTCCTGGGGTTGGCGAGGGCGCACCGGGGCGACGGTCGCGGGCGCGCAATGCCACGGGCAGCGTTGTGGCGGCCGCCGATGCGAGCGACACCGGGTCCGGCGCGCATGGATTGCATCTGTTCGCCACCTTGCTCGCTGCCGCTGAGCATGCGCCTGGGGCCGGGCCGTTGCGGCTGGGGCCGGACCACGTGCGCCGTGCGGTTCGCCAGGGGCGTGAGGGCAATCTGGTGATTTTCGTCGTCGATGCGTCGGGGTCGATGGCGGCCCGCGACCGGATGGCTGCGGTCAGCGGCGCCACCTTGTCGCTGTTGCGCGATGCCTACCAGCGGCGTGACAAGGTCGCGGTGATCACCTTCCGCGAGCAGCAGGCGGCGCTACTGCTTCCGCCGACCTCGTCGGCGTACATTGCGGGCCGCCGGCTGGCTCGTTTCGACACTGGCGGCAAGACGCCGCTGGCCGAAGGCCTGCTGGCCGCGCGTGAGCTGATCGTCCGGGAGAAGGTGCGCGATCGCGCCCGACGTCCCCTGGTGGTGGTGCTGACCGACGGCCGGGCCACCGCCGGACCTGACCCGTTGGGCCGCAGTCGAATTGCGGCTGCCCGGCTGGTCGCCGAGGGTGCGGCCGCGGTGGTCGTGGACTGTGAGACGTCGTATGTGCGGCTGGGTTTGGCCGCGCGGCTGGCCGGTCAGCTCGGCGCGCCGATAGTTCGGCTCGAGCATTTGCACGCGGATCACTTGACGGAGGCGGTGCGCGGCGCGGCGTGA
- the cobO gene encoding cob(I)yrinic acid a,c-diamide adenosyltransferase: MPQGNPLEVPDDGLTTRTRRNTPVLAVHTGEGKGKSTAAFGMALRAWNTGLDVGVFQFVKSAKWRVGEEAVFRQLGRLHEEHGAGGAVEWHKMGAGWSWTRTSQKPDADVEHAAAAADGWAEIARRLAEQRHDFYVLDEFTYPMKWGWVDVDDVVEVLLTRPGHQHVVITGRDAPQRLVEAADLVTEMTKIKHPMDAGRKGQKGIEW, encoded by the coding sequence ATGCCACAGGGCAATCCGCTCGAAGTCCCCGATGATGGCCTCACCACGCGGACTCGGCGCAATACGCCGGTCCTGGCGGTGCACACGGGCGAGGGTAAAGGAAAATCAACCGCCGCGTTCGGAATGGCGCTGCGGGCGTGGAACACCGGCCTGGACGTGGGCGTCTTTCAGTTCGTCAAGAGCGCCAAGTGGCGGGTGGGTGAAGAGGCGGTTTTTCGTCAACTGGGCCGATTGCACGAGGAGCACGGGGCCGGCGGAGCCGTGGAATGGCACAAGATGGGTGCTGGTTGGTCGTGGACGCGGACGTCGCAAAAACCCGATGCCGATGTCGAACACGCGGCAGCGGCCGCGGATGGCTGGGCAGAGATTGCCCGACGGCTAGCCGAGCAACGCCACGACTTCTATGTGCTTGACGAATTCACCTACCCGATGAAGTGGGGCTGGGTCGACGTCGACGACGTGGTCGAGGTTCTGCTGACTCGGCCCGGCCACCAACATGTCGTGATCACTGGCCGCGATGCCCCGCAACGATTGGTCGAGGCAGCCGACCTTGTCACCGAGATGACCAAGATCAAGCATCCGATGGATGCCGGCCGCAAGGGGCAGAAGGGTATCGAATGGTGA
- a CDS encoding proline--tRNA ligase encodes MITRMSELFLRTLRDDPAEAEVASHKLLIRAGYVRPVAPGLYTWLPLGLRVLRRIEGVIRQEMNAIGGQEILFPALLPRGPYETTNRWTEYGDGVFRLRDRRENDYLLGPTHEELFTLTVKGEYSSYKDFPLTLYQIQTKYRDEARPRAGILRAREFVMKDSYSFDIDSAGLKAAYHAHREAYQRIFDRLDVRYTIVSAVSGAMGGSASEEFLAESPIGEDTFVRCLESGYAANVEAVVTARPETLPIDGLPEAVVHDTGDTPTIASLVAWANGAGLGRTVSASDTLKNVLVKTRQPGGDWELLAIGVPGDREVDEKRLGAALEPAECALLDDDDFAKHPFLVKGYVGPKALRDNNVRYLVDPRIVDGSSWITGADEPGRHVVGLVAGRDFTADGLIEAAEVRAGDPSPDGAGPLVMARGIEIGHIFQLGRKYTDAFAADVLGENGKPVRLTMGSYGVGVSRLVGVLAEQHHDELGLRWPAAVAPFDVHVVIANKDAQARAGAAALAEELDRLGVETLLDDRQASPGVKFKDAELLGVPSIIVVGRGWADGVVELRDRFSGQTRELAVGAALAGDIAAAVTG; translated from the coding sequence GTGATCACCCGGATGTCCGAGCTGTTCCTGCGTACGCTGCGGGACGATCCCGCCGAAGCCGAAGTGGCCAGCCACAAACTGCTGATCCGTGCCGGATACGTGCGTCCCGTGGCACCTGGGCTCTATACCTGGTTGCCGCTGGGGCTCCGCGTGCTCCGAAGAATCGAAGGTGTCATCCGCCAGGAGATGAACGCGATCGGTGGCCAGGAGATTCTTTTCCCCGCACTGTTGCCCCGTGGACCCTACGAGACGACCAACCGGTGGACCGAATATGGCGACGGCGTGTTTCGGTTGCGCGATCGCCGTGAGAACGACTACCTACTGGGTCCGACGCACGAAGAGCTGTTCACGCTCACCGTGAAGGGCGAGTACAGCTCCTACAAAGACTTCCCGCTCACGCTGTACCAAATCCAGACCAAGTATCGTGACGAGGCTCGACCACGTGCCGGCATCCTGCGAGCCAGGGAGTTCGTCATGAAGGACTCCTACTCCTTCGACATCGACAGCGCCGGACTGAAGGCGGCGTACCACGCACACCGCGAGGCCTACCAGCGCATCTTCGATCGGCTGGACGTGCGCTACACCATCGTTTCGGCAGTGTCCGGCGCGATGGGCGGCAGCGCCTCCGAAGAGTTCTTGGCCGAGAGCCCGATCGGGGAGGACACGTTCGTCCGGTGCCTGGAGTCGGGCTACGCGGCCAACGTCGAGGCAGTGGTGACCGCCCGGCCAGAGACGTTGCCCATCGATGGGCTGCCCGAGGCGGTGGTTCACGACACTGGCGATACCCCCACCATCGCTAGCCTGGTGGCCTGGGCAAACGGCGCCGGGTTGGGGCGTACGGTGAGCGCTTCAGACACCCTGAAGAATGTGCTGGTCAAAACCCGTCAGCCCGGCGGGGATTGGGAACTGCTGGCGATCGGGGTGCCCGGCGACCGGGAGGTTGACGAGAAGCGGTTGGGCGCTGCGCTGGAACCAGCGGAGTGCGCATTGCTCGATGACGACGATTTTGCCAAACACCCGTTTCTGGTGAAGGGATATGTCGGACCGAAGGCGTTGCGGGACAACAATGTTCGATATCTAGTCGACCCGCGAATCGTCGACGGTAGCAGCTGGATCACCGGTGCGGACGAGCCCGGCCGGCACGTGGTCGGCCTAGTGGCCGGGCGCGACTTCACCGCCGACGGCCTCATCGAGGCGGCCGAGGTGCGGGCGGGCGACCCCTCTCCGGACGGCGCCGGACCGCTGGTGATGGCACGGGGTATCGAGATCGGGCACATTTTCCAGCTGGGACGCAAGTACACCGATGCTTTCGCCGCCGACGTGCTGGGTGAGAACGGCAAGCCCGTGCGGCTGACCATGGGCTCCTACGGCGTTGGGGTTTCGCGGCTGGTCGGCGTCCTCGCCGAGCAGCACCATGACGAGCTGGGCCTGCGCTGGCCAGCAGCGGTGGCGCCGTTCGATGTTCACGTGGTGATCGCCAACAAGGACGCCCAGGCGCGTGCTGGAGCCGCTGCGCTGGCCGAAGAGTTGGATCGGTTGGGCGTTGAGACGCTGCTCGATGACCGCCAAGCCTCACCCGGCGTCAAGTTCAAAGACGCGGAGCTGCTCGGTGTGCCCTCGATCATTGTGGTAGGCCGCGGCTGGGCCGACGGCGTGGTGGAGCTGCGCGACCGGTTCAGCGGTCAGACGCGCGAGCTGGCCGTCGGCGCCGCCCTGGCGGGTGACATCGCGGCGGCCGTCACCGGATAG